The Geothrix oryzae DNA window TCAAGGCCACCGGCAGGACCCTCCTCATCGCCAGCCACGACCCCATCGTCTACGAGTCGCCCCTCGCGGACCGGGTGGTGACCCTGCGGGACGGCCGCATCACCGCGACCACGCCATGATTCAGCATCCGGGAGTCCTCGCCCTCCTGCTCGCCTCGGGCCTCGTCTCGCTCATGCTGGGCTTCGCGGGCTGGCATGCCGTCGAGATCATGCTCAGGTGGAACCTCCGGAGCGGCAGCGAGGTGCAGCTCGACCTGGAACGGCGCACCTACCTGGTCTCCACCCTCGTCGCCAACGCCCTCGTCATCCAGATCCTGTCCCTGTTCCTGTTCGTCTTCACGGCGGACGGCCTGCACGATCAGTTCGTGGGTGCCATGTGTGCCGCGGGTTCCCTCGCCGCCAACGGCTTCGGCTACCCCACCCTCCTGGTGAAGCTCGGCACCTGCCTGCTGGCCGGGGTGTGGCTGGTCCTCCACCACGCGGACACCCGGGGCCACGACTATCCGCTGATCCGTGCGAAGCACGCCCTGCTGCTGCTGCTGGTCCCTCTGGTGCTGCTGGAGACCTACCTGCAGTGGCGCTATGTCGCCGGCCTGAAGGCCGATGTGATGACGAGCTGCTGCGGCAGCCTCTTCGGGCAGGGCCGCCAGAGCCTCGGCGCCAGTCTGGCCGGGCTGCCGCCCCGGTTCATGCGCCCCGCCTTCTGGTCCGTCCTGGCGGCCCTGCTGGCCGCAGGCGGCCTCGTCCTCCGGAAGCGGCAAGGCACGGTCCCGTTCGCGATCCTCAGCCTGGCCTTCCTGGCGGTGGCCGCCGCCTCTCTGATCTCCTTCATCGGCCTCTACATCTACGCCCTGCCCACGCACCACTGCCCCTTCTGCCTGCTGCACCGGGAGTACGGCTTCGTCGGCTATCCGCTGTACGGGGCCCTGCTGGGGGGGGCCATCTCGGGTCTGGGCGTCGGCGCCTTGGCGCCCTTTCAAGGACGCCCCAGCCTGGCGATCGCCCTGCCCGGGATCCAGCGGAAGCTCACCTGGGCCACGGTGGCCCTGGCGCTGCTCTTCACCCTCATCGTGGGCGCGTGGATGGTGCTGTCGCCCTTAAGGCTCTAACTCATGCCGTGGCGGCCCAGGTAGCGCCGCACGGCCGCCTGGGTTTCGGGCAGCTGGAGACCGGCCTCCATGGAGATCCGGAGCGCCTCCGACATGGGCATGCCCTTGTCCATCACCAGCCAGGGACAGACGATGGCCGCGGCCCGGTTGCCGTTGCTGCAGTGGAGCAGCACCCGGGAGCCCTTGGGAAGGTCGCGAAGCAGGGTCCTCAGGAAGTCGAAGTCAGCATCCGGGGGCGCTTTGGCCAGTGCGTAGCGCTGGTAGTGGATCCCCAGATCGGTCATCTTCGCCGACTCGGATTCGCAATTGAGGTTCGGCTCGTCATCCCGGCGCAGGTCGATCACATGGGTGAAGTGGTGCTTCTTCAGGGCCTGGCAGGTGGTCTCGTTGGGCGTGCCCTTGAGCACAAAGACGCCGGTGCGCACCTCCACGGCGCCTGGAATCACCGAGTCCTGGGCCTGGAGCACCAGGGCCGGGAGAAGGAGGAGCGACAGTTTCAACATGGAACCCTCCGCGACATCGCCTGGATACCAGGCAGGTTCGCGGAGACCACCGGAGGGGCCTAAGGCTTTGGAGCCCGGGTCCCAGCGGGCGGGTCTCCACACTTCCCAATGTAGGCCTTTGGGTCAGCTATTCAATGGACCTGGTCAGACGGTTCTGGAAAAAGCCGTCTTGGCGCTGAGCTTCGCCAGGTAGGCATCGAAGGGCTGAACCAGGTTCCGGACGAAGCGCCGGCCCAGGTCCGTGATGAAGATCCCCTCCGGGCGGACCTCCACCGTGCCCTGGGACACTTCCTCCTTCAGCTGCGTCACGGCATCGGCAAAGAGCACCGGCCCGTCCACGTCGAACCGCTGCTTGAGGTCCTCCCAGCGCAGCTCGAAGTGGCCCATGAGGTGGTGGATCACCCAGCGGCGCAGCTCGTCGTCCTCGGTCAGGCGATGACCCTTGTGAACGGCAAGATGTCCTTCCGTGATGCTCCGTTCCCACTTCGCGAGGATCTTCTCGTTCTGGGAATACACGCCGGCCACATTGGAGATGGCGCTGGGCCCGAAGCCCACCAGATCCGAGCCCGCCTTCACGGCGTAGCCCATGAAGTTGCGGATGAGCTTGCCCTCCTGGACCGCCTTGGCCATGGGATCGTCCGGGTGGGCGAAGTGGTCCATGCCGATGGCGACATAGCCCGCCTTCTCCAGGATGTCCGAGGCCAGCAGCAGCAGGTCCAGACGCAGCTCCGGCGTGGGGAGGGTCTCCTCGGGGATGCTCCGCTGGAACGGCATGATGCTGGGCAGGTAGGCGAACCCGTAGATGGCCATGCGGTCCGGCGACAGTTCCAGGGTGGATTCCAGGGTGCGGCGGAAGGTGTCCATGGTCTGACCCGGCAGGCCGTAGACCAGGTCCAGGTTCACGCCGTCAAAGCCCAGCTCCCGGCATTGCCGCATGGCCGTGAGGGTGTGGTCCCAGGTCTGGCCGCGGGTGATGAGGGCCTGCACATTCTCGTCCAGGTCCTGCACTCCGAAGGAGACCCGGTTGAAGCCCATCTCCCGCAGCGCCGGCAGCTGGTCCGGTTCCAGGAAGGTGGGATCCACTTCGATGGCGATCTCGGCGCCTGGCAGGAACTCGAAGCGGTCCTTGAAGAGCTGGAAGGTGCGCTTGAGGTCCGCCGCCTTCAGGTAGGTGGGCGTGCCCCCGCCCCAGTGCAGCTGCAGGGCCTTGCGGCGGTCCTTCAGGCGCGAGCAGACGAGGTCGAGTTCCTTCGTCACCGCCGCGAGGTAGGCCTCCACGGGGTCGTACTGGGGGCTCACCACCACATTGCAGCCGCAATAGGCGCAGCGACGGGGGCAGAAGGGGATGTGCAGGTAGAGCGACAGGGCCTCGTCCGGTCGGGCGTTGGCGCGGTCGAGCGCCGCCAGCACCTCGGGCTCCGGAAAGTCGTCGGACCAGACCGGGGGCATGGGGTAGCCCGTGTAGCGCGGTCCGGGCCGGTCGTACCGACGGATGAGATCGGCGAGCTGGTTCATGCCTTCACCTCGTCAAGAACGGCCGCCACCACGGCGGGGTCGGTCTCGGGCACGAGCCCATGACCCAGATTGAAAACATGGGGGTGCCCCTTCATGGCGTCCACGATGGCGCGGGCCTTCCGCTTCGCGGTGTCGGCGCCCGCCAGGAGCGCGATGGGATCGAGGTTGCCCTGCAGCACCATCTTGGGGAAGCGGCGGCGGGCCTCGGAGATCGGCACCTGCCAAGGCACGGCCAGCCCCTTGCAGGGCAGCTGGTTCAGGGAATCCGGCAGGTAGCCCGTGCGGGCGAAGAAGAGGGTCGGCGCCGCCGTCACCTGGGAGAGCGTGCGCTCGACGGAGGGCAGCGCGAAGGTCGCGTAGTCGTCGGCGTCGAGCTCACCGGCCCAGGTGTCGAAGAGCTGCACACCCTGGGCTCCGGCCTCGATGTGCAGGTTCAGCAGGCGCGCGGCGGCGTCCGCCAGCTTGTCCATCCACTTCTGGGCCAGCACGGGGTTCTGGTGGATGAAGGCCTTGGCCTTCGCCCAGCCCTTGCTGCCCTTCCCTTCGATGCCGTAGGCCAGCAGGGTCCAGGGAGCGCCTGCGAAACCGAGCATCGTGACCTTCTCGGGCAGGTTGGCCTTCACCTTGCGGATGGCATTGCAGACCGGCTCGAAGACCTTCTCGTCCAGGGGACGGTTGATGTCGATCTGGTCCAGCGTCTTGCCGATGCGGGGGCCGCCCTCGGGGATGGTGACCTCGCAGCCCAGCGCATCGAGAATCACCAGGATGTCGCTGAAGATGATGGCGCCGTCGATCTGGGGGAAGCGGCGGATGGGCTGCAGGGTGACTTCCGCCGCCAGGTCCGAATCGTTGAGCAGCTGCTCGAAGGTGACCTTGGCCCGCACTTCGCGGTATTCCGGCAGGAAGCGCCCGGCTTGGCGCATGAACCAGACCGGGGGCTTGTCGAGGACTTCACCGTTGAGAACACGCAGCAGGGACTGGGGCATCACATCACCGAAAAAACCATTCACCGCAGAGGACGCAGAGAACGCAGAGGAAAGAGACTTGCGAAAGATCAGGCGAAGTCCTTGGCTACGGCGGCCGCGGCCTGCTTGAAGCGGGCCAGCTCGGCTTCGCCGTGGGCGGCGCTGAGGAAGGCCACTTCGTAGCCGCTGGGCGGCAGGTAGACGCCCTGACCCAGCAGGGCCTTGTGCAGGCGGTTGAAGACGCTGATGGCCTCGCCCTTCACCGCGTCGCTGCGGCGCACGCCGTCCTGGAACAGCGGCCAGAGCAGGCTACCGTAGCGGGGGCAATGGAGGCCCGGAATGGTCTCGAAGGCCGCGGCCCACTTCTCGGCGTTGGCTTCCAGGCTGGCGTAGAAGGCCGGAGTGAGCTTCTCCATGGTGGCGAGGCCCGCGGCCATGGCCACGGGATTGCCGGACAGCGTGCCCGCCTGGTAGACCGGGCCGTCCGGCGCGACGACGCCCATGATGTCCTTGCGGCCGCCGTAGAGGCCCACGGGCATGCCGCCGCCGATGATCTTGCCGTAGGTCGCCATGTCCGGCGTGATGCCCAGGCGCTCGGCCGCGCCGCCCGGGGCCACCCGGAAGCCGCTGATGACCTCGTCGAAGATGAGGACCACGCCGTGCTGGGTGCACAGCTCGCGCAGACGCTTGAGGAATTCGGGGCGCTGGAGCAGCAGGCCGTTGTTGGCGGGAATGGGCTCGATGATGGCCGCCGCCAGCTCGCCACCGATCTCGGCGAAGGTGCGCTCCAGGGTCTCCATGTCATCGAGCGTGACCACGGAGGTCAGCTCGGCGATGGCCTTGGGCACGCCGGCGCTGGTGGGCGCGCCGAAGGTGACGAGGCCGGAGCCCGCCTTCACCAGCAATCCGTCGCTGTGGCCGTGGTAGCAGCCCTCGAACTTCAGGATGCGCTCCCGACCCGTGAAGCCGCGGGCGGCGCGCAGGGCGGACATGACGGCCTCGGTGCCCGAGGACACGAAGCGCATCTTCTCGATGAAAGGCACCATCTCCTTGATCTTCCGGGCGAGGGAGAGCTCGCGGCGGCTGGGGGCGCCGAAGGTGAGGCCTTCCTGCATGGCCTCGTTCACGGCGGCCAGGATGTCGGGATGGGCGTGGCCCAGGATCAGCGGGCCCCAGGACATGCACAGATCGAGGAAGCGCTGGCCATCCTCGTCCTCGAACCAGGCGCCCGAAGCCTTCTTGAAGAACTTGGGCGTGCCGCCCACGGCGCGGAAGGCCCGCACGGGGCTGGAGACGCCACCGGGAAAATGGGTGAGCGCTTCCTGGAACAGGGTCTCGTTACTCATGAATGCCTCTTAGATGCTCTGCGGTTGACGGTTTTCCTTCGACTCAGGAGACCCATCCCTTTTCCACGGCCTCGCGGCCGGCGTAGGTGACGATCATGTCTGCGCCGGCGCGCCGGATGGCGAGGAGGTGCTCGTACATCAGCTGGTCGCCGTTTACCCAGCCCATCCGATCCGCCGCCTTGACGCTGCTGAATTCGCTGGACACATGGTAGGCGCAGATGGGCGCCAGCTGGGCTTCGCGCAGGCGCCAGATGAGGTCGAGGTTCGGCAGGGCCGGTTTGACCATGAGCATGTCCGCCCCCTCCTCCACATCCAGGAGCGCGTCCCGCAGGCCCTCGCGGGCATTGCGGGGGTCCATCTGGTAGGTCTTCCGGTCGCCGAACTTGGGGCTGCTGTGGGCGGCTTCGCGGAAGGGCCCGTAGTAGGCGCCCGCATGCTTGATGGCATAACTGAGGATGCTGGTCTGGGTGAAACCGTTCTGGTCGAGCAGGGCGCGGATCGCGGCCACGCGGCCATCCATCATGTCGCTGGGCGAGACCACATCGGCGCCCGCCTCGGCGTGCCGCAGGGCCATTTCCGCCAGGATCGGCAGCGTCTCGTCGTTCCGGACCAGCCCCTCCTCGTCCACGAGGCCGCAATGGCCGTGGCTGGTGGCGCCACAGAGGCACACATCCGTGATCACGATGAGGTCCGAGCCGAATGCCTTCTTCAGGGCCCTCACCGCCTTGGGAACGACGCCCTGGCGGTCGCGGACATAGGCCGCATCGGGCGTCTTGGAGCCTTCCTCCGGCACGCCGAAGAGCAGCACGCTGGCCAGGCCGCGCTTCAGGTCTTTCTCCACCTGACGCACGGTCTCCTCCACGCCGGCGTTGGAGATGCCCGGCATGCTGGAAATCTCGCTGCTGCCCGCCTGGGGCTGGACGAAGTGGCCCTGGATGAGGTGGCGGGCGCGAAGATCGGTCTCGGCCACCAGGTTGCGCATGGCGGCGCTGGTGCGAAGGCGGCGGGAGCGGTTCAGCATGGGGACTCCTCCTTCTTGAGATGCTGCGCGAGCATGGCCCATAGCAGGCTGGGCTTCGGCTCGCAGTGGGCGTGGGCGGGGGCACCGGCCTTGGCGAAGGCCTCGGCGGTGGCCTCGCCCCAGGCGAAGCGCTGCACATCCCCGGCCAGGGGCGCGAGGATCTCGGCCTGAAGCGGGCTCAGGGCCAGCACGCCTTCGACCTTGGGCAAGGGCGGGAACGGCTCCCGGGGAGCCTCGCGGTGGGTGATCCAGGGATGGATGCGCCAGACCGAATCCCGCGCGGCCACTTCCAGATACTCGCGGCTCCGCTCCCCCCGAGCGAGGATGAAGTCCCCACCCTGGGGAAACCGGGTCTGCAGCAGGTCCCACAGGGCCTCGGCCCGGGCCTCCGAGGGCAGCTGGACATCCAGGTCCTCCCGCCCCAGGGCATCCGCGGTGCCCGCGCCCTGGACCAGGCAGGTCATCCCGGGAGGCAGGGCCGTGGCAGCCACCTTAGCTCCCGACGGACTCAGGACCAGCAGCGCCCGGACCTGATCCAGCGGCAGGGGTGGAGCGCCCGCCGTGACCTTCAGACAGGTGAATGAATAGGGAACCGGCCGCCAGCCGGCCTTGCGCACCGTGTCCGCCAGCGGATGCTGGGCGGGCCGGGCCAGCGCCAGGCGCGGGTGGTGGGCCGAGGGCGTCATGAGAGGCCGATGCCCTTCAGGACACGCGCCAACAGGTCCCGGTCATCCGTCCCCCGGGCCTCAGCCCG harbors:
- the hemN gene encoding oxygen-independent coproporphyrinogen III oxidase, with protein sequence MNQLADLIRRYDRPGPRYTGYPMPPVWSDDFPEPEVLAALDRANARPDEALSLYLHIPFCPRRCAYCGCNVVVSPQYDPVEAYLAAVTKELDLVCSRLKDRRKALQLHWGGGTPTYLKAADLKRTFQLFKDRFEFLPGAEIAIEVDPTFLEPDQLPALREMGFNRVSFGVQDLDENVQALITRGQTWDHTLTAMRQCRELGFDGVNLDLVYGLPGQTMDTFRRTLESTLELSPDRMAIYGFAYLPSIMPFQRSIPEETLPTPELRLDLLLLASDILEKAGYVAIGMDHFAHPDDPMAKAVQEGKLIRNFMGYAVKAGSDLVGFGPSAISNVAGVYSQNEKILAKWERSITEGHLAVHKGHRLTEDDELRRWVIHHLMGHFELRWEDLKQRFDVDGPVLFADAVTQLKEEVSQGTVEVRPEGIFITDLGRRFVRNLVQPFDAYLAKLSAKTAFSRTV
- the hemE gene encoding uroporphyrinogen decarboxylase; translated protein: MPQSLLRVLNGEVLDKPPVWFMRQAGRFLPEYREVRAKVTFEQLLNDSDLAAEVTLQPIRRFPQIDGAIIFSDILVILDALGCEVTIPEGGPRIGKTLDQIDINRPLDEKVFEPVCNAIRKVKANLPEKVTMLGFAGAPWTLLAYGIEGKGSKGWAKAKAFIHQNPVLAQKWMDKLADAAARLLNLHIEAGAQGVQLFDTWAGELDADDYATFALPSVERTLSQVTAAPTLFFARTGYLPDSLNQLPCKGLAVPWQVPISEARRRFPKMVLQGNLDPIALLAGADTAKRKARAIVDAMKGHPHVFNLGHGLVPETDPAVVAAVLDEVKA
- the hemL gene encoding glutamate-1-semialdehyde 2,1-aminomutase yields the protein MSNETLFQEALTHFPGGVSSPVRAFRAVGGTPKFFKKASGAWFEDEDGQRFLDLCMSWGPLILGHAHPDILAAVNEAMQEGLTFGAPSRRELSLARKIKEMVPFIEKMRFVSSGTEAVMSALRAARGFTGRERILKFEGCYHGHSDGLLVKAGSGLVTFGAPTSAGVPKAIAELTSVVTLDDMETLERTFAEIGGELAAAIIEPIPANNGLLLQRPEFLKRLRELCTQHGVVLIFDEVISGFRVAPGGAAERLGITPDMATYGKIIGGGMPVGLYGGRKDIMGVVAPDGPVYQAGTLSGNPVAMAAGLATMEKLTPAFYASLEANAEKWAAAFETIPGLHCPRYGSLLWPLFQDGVRRSDAVKGEAISVFNRLHKALLGQGVYLPPSGYEVAFLSAAHGEAELARFKQAAAAVAKDFA
- the hemB gene encoding porphobilinogen synthase, coding for MLNRSRRLRTSAAMRNLVAETDLRARHLIQGHFVQPQAGSSEISSMPGISNAGVEETVRQVEKDLKRGLASVLLFGVPEEGSKTPDAAYVRDRQGVVPKAVRALKKAFGSDLIVITDVCLCGATSHGHCGLVDEEGLVRNDETLPILAEMALRHAEAGADVVSPSDMMDGRVAAIRALLDQNGFTQTSILSYAIKHAGAYYGPFREAAHSSPKFGDRKTYQMDPRNAREGLRDALLDVEEGADMLMVKPALPNLDLIWRLREAQLAPICAYHVSSEFSSVKAADRMGWVNGDQLMYEHLLAIRRAGADMIVTYAGREAVEKGWVS
- a CDS encoding uroporphyrinogen-III synthase; the encoded protein is MTPSAHHPRLALARPAQHPLADTVRKAGWRPVPYSFTCLKVTAGAPPLPLDQVRALLVLSPSGAKVAATALPPGMTCLVQGAGTADALGREDLDVQLPSEARAEALWDLLQTRFPQGGDFILARGERSREYLEVAARDSVWRIHPWITHREAPREPFPPLPKVEGVLALSPLQAEILAPLAGDVQRFAWGEATAEAFAKAGAPAHAHCEPKPSLLWAMLAQHLKKEESPC